Proteins encoded within one genomic window of Rhinolophus sinicus isolate RSC01 linkage group LG05, ASM3656204v1, whole genome shotgun sequence:
- the MFSD4B gene encoding LOW QUALITY PROTEIN: sodium-dependent glucose transporter 1 (The sequence of the model RefSeq protein was modified relative to this genomic sequence to represent the inferred CDS: inserted 2 bases in 1 codon; deleted 1 base in 1 codon), with translation MELRAAGAPAAGQRLLQADAPAENEPKAVAGSGRSGGAGNRLRWFTTVILCASFLGLGLSVAILGPTFQDLATNVNRNISSLSLIFVGRSFGYLSGSVIGGVLFDYMNHFLLLGVSLLATTIGLHLVPFCKTAVLLTVMMAVFGVSIGIMDTGGNVLILAIWGDKGAPHMQALHFSFALGAFLAPLLAKLALGTAVSAENHAEADLNHSALHQASGADSESLFGVPDNMNLLWAYAVIGAYMFIVSVFLFALFLKKGSRREKAKSSAQRSRRAKYHNALLCLLFLFFFFYVGAEVTYGSYIFSFAITHAGMTESEAAGLNSLFWGTFAAVRGLAILFATCLQPGTMIVLSNIASVASSLFLVLFDKSPTCLWAATSVYGASMATTFPSGISWIEQYTTIHGKAAAFFVVGAALGEMAIPAVVGILQGEYPDLPVVLYTSLGAAVATAVLFPVMYKLATLPLGRQQKEHRKSEDQKALLSSSGLNDCEXENEGEDAKKWNEMDIEVIEMNDTMRNSVIETSRNILMEPTAEVSSQLHSNTLVFESSPVNTGKPPANHLAETGTKGTNREDGLFTDLREIIASSKEAGQRRALADFQHALEINISRSENSKC, from the exons ATGGAACTCCGTGCGGCCGGGGCTCCGGCTGCCGGACAGCGGCTCCTCCAGGCCGATGCCCCCGCAGAGAATGAGCCGAAGGCGGTGGCGGGCTCCGGGCGGAGCGGCGGGGCTGGGAATCGGCTGCGCTGGTTCACCACCGTGATCCTGTGTGCATCCTTTCTGGGGCTG ggaTTGAGTGTCGCTATACTGGGACCCACGTTTCAAGATTTGGCAACAAATGTGAACCGCAATATCAGCAGTCTTTCTCTGATTTTCGTGGGCCGTTCCTTTGGCTATTTGAGTGGCTCTGTGATTGGTGGAGTTCTTTTTGACTATATGAACCATTTTCTACTTTTGG GGGTGTCATTGTTGGCTACCACGATTGGCCTTCATCTTGTTCCATTTTGTAAGACAGCAGTGTTACTGACTGTCATGATGGCCGTCTTTGGTGTTTCCATTGGCATTATGGACACAG GTGGTAACGTCTTAATCTTGGCTATTTGGGGGGACAAAGGAGCCCCACATATGCAGGCCTTACACTTCAGTTTCGCCTTGGGAGCCTTTTTGGCTCCACTGCTGGCTAAGTTGGCACTGGGCACAGCGGTGTCTGCTGAAAACCACGCAGAGGCTGACTTGAACCATTCTGCCCTCCACCAGGCATCTGGAGCTGACTCAGAATCTCTGTTTGGAGTACCTGACAATATGAATTTACTGTGGGCTTATGCTGTTATCGGTGCTTATATGTTTAtagtttctgtctttctttttgctcTGTTCTTAAAGAAAGGCTCAAGGCGGGAAAAAGCAAAATCATCTGCTCAGAGGTCTCGAAGAGCTAAATATCacaatgcccttctttgtctcctttttctcttcttttttttttatgttggaGCTGAGGTAACATACGGCtcttacattttctcatttgcaatCACCCATGCCGGCATGACCGAAAGTGAAGCGGCTGGGTTGAACTCCCTCTTCTGGGGGACCTTTGCAGCCGTCAGAGGCCTGGCAATCCTTTTTGCTACATGTTTACAACCTGGAACCATGATTGTGTTGAGCAACATTGCCAGCGTGGCGTCATCTTTATTTCTGGTGCTTTTCGATAAGAGCCCAACTTGTCTGTGGGCAGCAACGTCAGTGTACGGGGCCTCCATGGCAACCACGTTTCCCAGTGGTATCTCTTGGATTGAGCAGTACACGACCATCCATGGGAAAGCTGCAGCATTTTTTGTAGTCGGTGCTGCCCTGGGAGAAATGGCTATTCCTGCAGTGGTTGGAATTCTTCAAGGAGAATATCCTGACTTACCTGTGGTTTTGTACACCTCTTTGGGGGCAGCAGTAGCCACTGCTGTTTTATTTCCCGTGATGTATAAATTAGCCACCTTACCTCTTGGTCGTCAgcaaaaagaacacagaaaaagtgAAGACCAGAAAGCTTTGCTCTCTAGCTCTGGGCTAAATGACTGTGA GGAGAATGAAGGAGAAGATGccaaaaaatggaatgaaatggatATTGAAGTGATTGAAATGAATGATACAATGAGGAATTCTGTAATAGAGACATCTAGGAATATTTTGATGGAGCCCACAGCAGAAGTCTCCAGCCAACTCCACTCAAATACGTTAGTGTTTGAGTCCTCTCCAGTGAATACGGGCAAGCCCCCTGCGAATCACCTTGCG GAAACCGGGACAAAAGGGACTAACAGAGAAGATGGATTATTCACTGACCTCCGTGAAATAATCGCCAGCTCTAAAGAGGCCGGTCAGAGGAGAGCATTAGCAGATTTTCAGCATGCTTTGGAGATCAACATTTCTAGGTCAGAGAATAGCAAATGCTAA